Below is a genomic region from Verrucomicrobiota bacterium.
CCCGACCCGACCACGTCCCACAACGGAGTGGTTTGCTCGATGGCGATGAGCGCGCCGATGCGGACATCCGCCAGCCGCTCGACGGTTTGAATGATGATCTCGATGTTTTCACGTTGCTCCCGCGCCGTGCTCCGCAGGATTGGCTCGACGGTTTCCACCGTTTCACGCGCGGCGATGAACAGCGGCAGGCTGCCCAATTCGGCGAGCAATCGGCGGAGCTCCGGTTGGAAAATAATGAGGATCGCCAGGGCTGAGAACGCAAAGAATGTTTTCAGCAACCATGACAGGACTTCCAGTTTTAGCGCGAGGGTGATGAGCGTCAAGGCGAGGATCACCAGAAAACCGATCACCACCGGCCAGCCGCGCGTGCCGCGAACGAACATCAGGGCATAATAAATCCCCACCGTGAGGAGCACGATCTCCAGCACGGGTCGCCACAGGTTTTGCAGGATACTTAAGTCCATTATTTCCGGCGCGCCAGAATGCCCTCGGCCATTCGCACCGCTTGCACCGTTGCCAACACATCATGTGTGCGGAACATTTGCACTCCCGCCTGCACCGCCAGGGTGGTGCACGCCAGCGATGCGGGCAATCGCTCGGCGACGGGTGTTCCCAGCAATTTACCGATAAAAGATTTGCGCGAAACCCCAAGCAACATTGGGCGCTTCAACTTTGTAAAACTCTCCAGCCCCGCGAGCAACTGCAAATTGTGTTCGAGCGTTTTGCCGAAACCAATCCCCACGTCCAAAATCACCTGCTCGGCGCTGACTCCCGCCGCCGCCAGTCGCTC
It encodes:
- a CDS encoding TIGR00159 family protein; amino-acid sequence: MDLSILQNLWRPVLEIVLLTVGIYYALMFVRGTRGWPVVIGFLVILALTLITLALKLEVLSWLLKTFFAFSALAILIIFQPELRRLLAELGSLPLFIAARETVETVEPILRSTAREQRENIEIIIQTVERLADVRIGALIAIEQTTPLWDVVGSGIVVNCEATPEMLETIFFPNNAIHDGGVIIKGDRITHAACIFPLTQRQDLNKSLGTRHRAAIGLTEETDAVVVAVSEETGSISYAYKGQLVRGITLEELRAFLTSLLIKRPRARSFLEWIRGLLGERVMPTAASNQKSDAK